In Papaver somniferum cultivar HN1 chromosome 1, ASM357369v1, whole genome shotgun sequence, a genomic segment contains:
- the LOC113316394 gene encoding molybdopterin synthase catalytic subunit-like, whose protein sequence is MDSENEKTLVEILEANIKVDIAKYINFVSNPQSGAIATFSGTTRDTFEGKTVVELRYEAYVPMAERQIKSICSSARLSWSLESIAVAHRLGSVPVGETSVFVAISSVHRDDALDACKYVIDELKASVPIFKKEVYSNGEVWKENREFLERKEEYSSGIGAAGGKVCCGSKVKEVPAAKEKKSCCGNKTMVRDEEAECTS, encoded by the coding sequence ATGGATAGCGAAAATGAGAAAACTCTGGTAGAAATTTTGGAGGCAAACATTAAGGTTGACATTGCGAAATATATAAATTTTGTTAGTAACCCGCAATCAGGTGCAATTGCAACCTTCTCTGGTACTACACGTGATACGTTTGaagggaaaactgttgttgaaTTACGGTATGAAGCTTATGTACCAATGGCTGAACGTCAAATTAAATCCATTTGTTCTTCGGCTCGGTTGTCTTGGAGTTTGGAATCGATTGCTGTTGCTCATCGTCTTGGGTCAGTGCCTGTAGGGGAGACTAGTGTTTTTGTTGCTATCTCGTCGGTTCATAGGGATGATGCTTTGGATGCGTGTAAGTATGTAATTGATGAGCTTAAGGCTTCGGTTCCCATATTTAAGAAGGAGGTTTATTCAAATGGAGAAGTTTGGAAGGAGAATCGGGAGTTTTTGGAGAGGAAGGAAGAGTACAGCAGTGGTATTGGTGCGGCAGGTGGTAAAGTTTGTTGCGGGAGCAAGGTTAAAGAAGTTCCAGCTGCAAAGGAAAAAAAGAGTTGTTGCGGTAATAAGACTATGGTAAGAGATGAGGAAGCAGAATGTACTAGTTAG